The Streptomyces tendae genome has a window encoding:
- a CDS encoding esterase/lipase family protein, whose amino-acid sequence MLHWKRVIRPLAAFLLAAAAVTVPTAASAQAAAAPSSGWNDFTCKPSAAHPRPVVLVHGTFGNSVDNWLGLAPYLKNRGYCVFSLDYGQLPGVPFFHGLGPVEKSAGQLDAYVDRVLAATGAAKADIVGHSQGGMMPRYYLKFLGGAAEVNALVGLAPSNHGTTLGGLTALLPYFPGAEDLLSEATPALADQVAGSAFLTKLNAGGDTVPGVRYTVIATRYDQVVTPYRSAFLTGPNVRNVVLQDLCPVDLSEHLAIGLLDRIAFHEVANALDPARARPTTCASVFS is encoded by the coding sequence ATGCTGCACTGGAAGCGGGTGATCAGACCGCTGGCCGCGTTCCTGCTGGCCGCGGCCGCCGTCACCGTCCCCACCGCGGCGAGCGCACAGGCCGCCGCCGCGCCCAGCTCCGGCTGGAACGACTTCACATGCAAGCCCTCCGCCGCCCACCCCCGCCCGGTCGTCCTGGTCCACGGCACCTTCGGCAACTCCGTCGACAACTGGCTGGGCCTCGCGCCCTATCTGAAGAACCGCGGCTACTGCGTCTTCTCCCTCGACTACGGCCAGCTCCCCGGCGTCCCCTTCTTCCACGGCCTTGGCCCCGTCGAGAAGTCCGCCGGGCAGCTCGACGCCTACGTCGACCGGGTGCTCGCCGCGACCGGCGCCGCGAAGGCCGACATCGTGGGCCACTCCCAGGGCGGCATGATGCCCCGCTACTACCTCAAGTTCCTCGGCGGCGCCGCCGAGGTGAACGCCCTCGTCGGTCTCGCGCCCAGCAACCACGGCACCACCCTCGGCGGCCTCACCGCACTCCTGCCGTACTTCCCCGGCGCCGAGGACCTGCTGAGCGAGGCGACCCCCGCCCTCGCCGACCAGGTCGCCGGCTCCGCCTTCCTCACCAAGCTCAACGCCGGCGGCGACACCGTGCCCGGCGTCCGCTACACCGTCATCGCCACCAGGTACGACCAGGTCGTCACCCCGTACCGCAGTGCCTTCCTGACCGGACCGAACGTACGGAACGTGGTCCTGCAGGACCTCTGTCCGGTCGACCTGTCCGAGCACCTGGCGATCGGGCTGCTCGACCGGATCGCCTTCCACGAGGTGGCGAACGCCCTCGACCCGGCCCGCGCCAGACCCACCACCTGCGCGTCCGTCTTCAGCTGA